A genomic region of Dreissena polymorpha isolate Duluth1 chromosome 4, UMN_Dpol_1.0, whole genome shotgun sequence contains the following coding sequences:
- the LOC127879851 gene encoding beta-1,3-galactosyltransferase 1-like, producing the protein MAKTRRHFRTARDRSLGIFCLLIALTSGCLFLNMSILPSINLRVDARDEQRDVTFAPTPAPTTIKGYVGMLRLMTFSDDEANPDPVSNNNSLPKHVVWVGKKTACSKNTDLFVYIPSKMENFMRRRLIRRTWGSVKSVNSISITVVFILGKPVDSNEQLMLNNEQLVHEDIIQVDVHEHYRNLSVKAVAALSWIHERCKHIRYVMKVDDDIFVNIFELTRNLLPQLHPDSLSVACHVVPAGISPIVRSENSRWYIPENLLSGRKYFPAFCSGYTVVMTAKTTQELYKNSLKQPILPVDDVYTFGILAEHLNVTFMDVKGNMSLSEASAMKSYESGDVQNFAVDVKASANIERLWVLSLQDAMKKAS; encoded by the coding sequence ATGGCAAAGACTCGGCGTCACTTCCGGACTGCGAGAGATAGGTCACTCGGCATCTTCTGTCTCCTCATCGCGCTCACTTCCGGGTGCCTGTTTCTCAACATGAGCATCCTCCCATCGATAAATCTGCGCGTCGACGCTCGCGATGAGCAACGTGACGTCACTTTTGCACCGACGCCAGCGCCGACCACAATCAAAGGTTACGTTGGAATGTTGAGACTCATGACCTTCAGCGACGATGAGGCGAATCCTGATCCTGTTTCGAATAATAATTCTCTACCCAAACATGTAGTTTGGGTCGGGAAGAAAACAGCCTGTTCTAAGAATACCGACTTGTTTGTGTATATCCCAAGCAAAATGGAAAATTTTATGAGACGCCGATTAATTCGTCGAACTTGGGGTTCTGTAAAAAGCGTTAATAGTATATCTATCACAGTCGTGTTCATTTTAGGTAAACCCGTCGACAGTAATGAACAGCTAATGCTTAACAATGAACAGCTTGTTCACGAGGATATTATCCAAGTCGACGTTCACGAACACTATCGCAATTTGTCGGTAAAAGCGGTCGCCGCACTGTCTTGGATACATGAGCGCTGCAAACACATCCGTTACGTCATGAAGGTTGATGACGACATCTTTGTAAACATCTTTGAGCTAACACGAAATCTTTTGCCTCAACTCCACCCGGACTCCCTGTCCGTTGCTTGTCACGTGGTTCCGGCGGGGATCAGCCCAATAGTTCGATCAGAAAACAGTCGCTGGTATATCCCAGAAAACCTGCTGTCGGGAAGGAAATACTTTCCAGCCTTTTGCTCCGGTTATACAGTGGTGATGACTGCTAAAACTACTCAAGAATTGTACAAGAATTCCCTTAAACAGCCTATCTTGCCTGTCGACGACGTGTACACTTTCGGTATCCTGGCAGAACACTTAAATGTTACGTTCATGGACGTAAAGGGGAACATGTCGTTGAGTGAAGCGTCGGCTATGAAGTCATACGAGAGCGGTGACGTACAGAATTTCGCTGTTGACGTTAAAGCGTCCGCTAATATCGAACGTTTGTGGGTACTTTCCCTTCAAGATGCCATGAAGAAAGCATCTTGA